The DNA region ACTTTAGGCACTTTCACCTCTAAAATCCCGTTTTCTAACTTCGCTGTAATTTCACTATCTTGAGCGTCTGCCAAATAAATACTCCGACTCATAGCTGATGTCCGTCGTTCCTTATGGATATAATTTTTCCCTTCTTCTTCTTTATTTTCTTCTTTTTTCACAGCTATTGTTAAACGACCTTTTTCCATTTCAACTTCAACATCTTCTTTATTTACTCCAGGAATTTCTGCCTGCACTACATATTCTTTTTCAGCGTCACATACATCTACTTTAAAAGAATCCCGCAAAAAATTTCTTGAGAACAAACCTTCATCACTAAAAAAATCCTCCAACATATTATTTAGTGGCGACCGATTAGCAAAAAGTTCATTCTTTCTCCTGTTAAAAGGAATTAAACCTCTCATACTATACCAACTCCTTAAATAATATATTATTTTCTCGGTTAGCACTCTATTGTCTCGAGTGCTAACTTTAATTATTTTATATCATATATTTTTAAATTTGTCAACTATTTTAAAGGTTTCTAATTAAACTCTTAATTTTTTTAGTCATTATGCTCGACTTGCTTATACTCTTGAGAAAATATCTCAGTAAGTGGTGTTTTTTATGGTTAAAATCCATGTAATGAACTTATTTAAAGGCCTTGAGGGAGTTCCAGTAATTGTACCTTTAATAAAAAAACTATGCTCGCTCAATAATATCTATCGAGCAAGCATAGTTTACGATACTTTATTTTATAAATTTCTACTGTTTTTAACTACTAAAATCAGCCTAACACCTTTAAGTTTACTTAATTTGTTGCTCAATTACAGTAGCTGCTAATTGTAAGGCTTCTGGCAATTTACTAACATCCTTACCGCCAGCTTGGGCCATATCTGGGCGACCACCGCCACCGCCACCCGTTACTTTGGCAATTTCTTTAATAATATTTCCAGCATGAATCCCTTTAGCTACCACATCTTTCGTAGCCATAGCCAATAAGCTGATTTTGCCTTCTTCTTGTACACTAGCTAAAACTATTACGCCCGCGATTTTATCTCGCAATTTATCACCTAAAGCGCGTAAATTTTCTACATCCATAGCTGGTATTTGTGCAATTAAAGCTGCCACTCCTTTAATTGTTTGAACTTGTTGTTCGATATCAGCCGTTTGATTTTCAGCTAAAGCACTATTTAACTTGTTAATCTCCGCATGCAATTCTTTAGCTTCCGCTTGCAAGGCTTCTACTCTAGCTACCACATCTTGAGCACGACATTTAGCTATCTGGGCTACCTGTTGTACTAGTTGCTCTTGTTCATATAAATAAGCTAAAACTCCAGCTCCAGTTACTGCCTCAATTCTTCTAATACCTGCCCCAGTACTGCTTTCAGTTAAAATTTTAAATAGACCAATTTGGGCGGTATTATCTACATGTGTACCACCACAAAGTTCAATACTATAACCAGCTACAGTAACTACCCGCACTACTTCGCCATATTTTTCACCAAACAACGCGGTAGCGCCCATGGCTTTCGCTTGCTCTTTATCTGTTAAAACTTTAGTTACCACTAAACCTTTGAGAATTTGCTCATTAACAATATTTTCTACTTGTTGCAATTCTTGTTTAGTAACTTGTGAAAAATGGGAGAAATCAAAACGCAAACGATCTTCGCCCACATAGCTACCAGCTTGGTTTACGTGTTCACCTAATACAGTTTTTAACGCTTTATGTAACAAATGTGTCGCTGTATGATTTCGAGCAATACTTAGTTTACGTACTTCATTTAACTTAATTTCTACTGCCTCACCAACTTGAGCTAAGCCATCTGTCAAGCTACCTACATGTACTACACTGCCATCGGCAAGTTTTATCGTATTGCTGATCACGATATTACCGGATGGGCATTTCAATTCGCCAATATCACCGACTTGTCCGCCCCCTTCAGCATAAAATGGTGTAGTATCTAAAATCAAGCGCACATCTTGACCATCATAGGCTTTAGCAACTTGCTTGCCTTGTTCATCAAAGATTGCCACAATTTTTGCTACTTTAGCTTGCTCATCTTGTTTTAGACTAGCAGTGTCAATTCCATTTAAATCTACTAGTGCAGCATTCCCATTTTTATCAGCACGAGCCGCTCTTGCTCTTTCGCGTTGCTCTTGCATTGCCGCATCAAACCCTTGTTTATCCATACTTAGGTTATGTTCTTCTAATATTTCACTGGTCAGTTCCCAAGGGAAACCAAACGTATCATATAGCTTAAATGCCGTTTGTCCGGCTAGAACTACTTGTTGTTGTGCTGTTAAATTTTTAATTTCCTCGTTTAGTAACTCTGTACCTTGCTCTAAAGTCGTATTAAAACGTTCTTCTTCTAATTGAATTACTTTTTGGATGTAATCGCGTTTTTCTTTTAACTCTGGATAAACAGTAGCAAATATTTCAATTACTTTATCTACTGCTCCCGCTAAAAACATTTCTTTTATCCCAATTAATTTTCCATGACGTACCGCGCGCCGTAAAATTCGTCTTAAAACATAGCCGCGCCCTTCATTAGATGGTAATACACCATCCCCAATCATAATTGTCATACTGCGCGCATGGTCAGCAATAACTTTTAGGGAAATATCAGATTTTGTCGCTTGTCCATATTTTACTGTAGCTAAAGCTTGGGCGTAGTCAATAATCGGAAAAATTAAGTCCGTTTCAAAGTTAGAAGGTTTGTTTTGAATTACTGAGGCTAAACGCTCTAAGCCTGCCCCTGTATCAATATTCTTTTTAGCTAGTGGTGTGTAACTACCATCTTCTTCTTTGTTAAATTGCGTAAATACTAAGTTCCAAATTTCTAAATAGCGATCACAGTCACAACCAACTTTACAGTCAGCAGAACAACCGCGTTCTGCACCTAAATCTACATGTATTTCTGAGCAAGGTCCACAAGGGCCCGTGCCTATTTCCCAAAAATTCTCTTCTAAACGCACAATACGCTCTGGCGCCAACCCAATTTCTTCGTGCCAAATTTTAAAAGCCTCATCATCTTCTGTATGAATTGTCACCCACAATTTTTCCGCAGGAATTTTCAATACGTCGACGACAAATTCCCAGCCCCAGGCAATAGCTTCTTTTTTAAAGTAATCCCCAAAAGAAAAATTACCTAACATTTCAAAAAAAGTGTGATGACGCGCTGTCCGTCCAACATTTTCAATATCACCTGTGCGCACACATTTTTGACAAGTAGTTATTCTAGTGCTAGGTGGTTTCATTTTCCCAGTAAAAAAAGGTTTAAACGGTGCCATGCCTGCACCAATTAACAATAGCGTGGGATCATTTTCGGGAATTAAAGGGGCACTTTGCAAAATCAAATGTTGTTTGCTTTCGAAAAACTTTAAATACTTCTCTCTTATCTCATTGCCTGTCATATTTCAAGACACTCCTCACACACACTTTTATCTATTTATTGTAGTAAAACATATGAAAATTATACAAAAATAAGCTATTTCTGTCAATTAATCGCCTTTATTTACCCGCTTAATTTAGCGAACTAGAAAGGCAACAAAACTTTATAAGTGTTCCTCTCTCTTATACTTAAATTTAAAATTAAGAGTTATACGCACTTTTTATAGTTTGTTGCCTAAATTTATTTTAATGCATTATTGGATTGAGGATAAACATGCTCATTTTCTCGTAATTGTGCATTTTCGGCCGCAAAGGCTTGCACTTTTGCAAAAGTTTCGGGATTTAAAGAATAATATATCCATTTACCTTCCCGTTTGTCATTTACCAAACCTGCTTGCCGCAAAATTTTCAGATGATGTGATATCGCTGGTTGCGAATGAGAAAAAGCATCTAAAATATCACATACACACAATTCTTTAGTTTTTAGCAAGCCTAAAATATCTAAACGTGTTTTATCCCCTAAAGCTTTAAAAACTGTTGCTAGTTCACTCATCATCTTTCACACCTTTTAATTGTTGATATAATTCTTTAATTGTTTTTTGTAAAACTGGATGAACTTTCTCTGGGGCTAACTCTAACAGTGGCCCCAAGACAAATTCACGATTTTGTAAGTCAGCGTGAGGAATTGTTAATTGAGGTAAATTGCAGACGATATCGTCATAAAAAATAATATCTAAATCAATACACCGCTCGCCCCAGCGTATTGTAGACACTCTACCTAATTGCTTTTCAATGCCTTTTAGTAGTGTCAATAATTGTAACGGCTCTAACTGGGTTTCCACCAATAATACTGCATTTAAAAAATCAGCCTGCTGCTCATATCCGTAAGCTTTGGTTTTTATGGTAGTAGAACTTGCTAAAATTTTTAGTCCATACTTCTGTAATTGCTCTTTAGCTAAAGCAAAATACTGTTCTGTATCTCCTATATTTCCACCTAAAGCTATATATACCTGTTTATACATTTTTTATCGCCTCTAGCATCTGGATTAGTTGTTTATTTTCTAAAACATCATGAACGCGAATAATATTAGTACCTGCTTGTACTGCTTGCGCAGTTATCGCCAAAGTACCTGCTAAACGATCCTTTGCTTCAGGCAAATTAAGAACTTTCCCCACTACACTTTTGCGTGAAGCACCTAATAAAGTCGGATAACCCAAGCCTTGAAATTGACTTAAACATTTTAACAGTTGCAAATTATCCACAGTTGTTTTCCCAAAACCAATGCCAATATCTAAAATTATCTTATCTGGCGCTAGTCCTTGAGTTTGTAATAACTCTGCCCGAGCACTTAAGTGCGTAGCTACTTCACTTACAATATCGCTGTATGGCTTTAGTTCATTTTGCATACTACCAATCTGACCGCGCATATGCATCAGCACAATTGGCACTTGATGTTTTACTGTTATTTCAAACATTTTTTCATCGGCACCAGCTGTAACA from Succinispira mobilis DSM 6222 includes:
- a CDS encoding Hsp20 family protein; the protein is MRGLIPFNRRKNELFANRSPLNNMLEDFFSDEGLFSRNFLRDSFKVDVCDAEKEYVVQAEIPGVNKEDVEVEMEKGRLTIAVKKEENKEEEGKNYIHKERRTSAMSRSIYLADAQDSEITAKLENGILEVKVPKVEKVTTTKKITVE
- the alaS gene encoding alanine--tRNA ligase — protein: MTGNEIREKYLKFFESKQHLILQSAPLIPENDPTLLLIGAGMAPFKPFFTGKMKPPSTRITTCQKCVRTGDIENVGRTARHHTFFEMLGNFSFGDYFKKEAIAWGWEFVVDVLKIPAEKLWVTIHTEDDEAFKIWHEEIGLAPERIVRLEENFWEIGTGPCGPCSEIHVDLGAERGCSADCKVGCDCDRYLEIWNLVFTQFNKEEDGSYTPLAKKNIDTGAGLERLASVIQNKPSNFETDLIFPIIDYAQALATVKYGQATKSDISLKVIADHARSMTIMIGDGVLPSNEGRGYVLRRILRRAVRHGKLIGIKEMFLAGAVDKVIEIFATVYPELKEKRDYIQKVIQLEEERFNTTLEQGTELLNEEIKNLTAQQQVVLAGQTAFKLYDTFGFPWELTSEILEEHNLSMDKQGFDAAMQEQRERARAARADKNGNAALVDLNGIDTASLKQDEQAKVAKIVAIFDEQGKQVAKAYDGQDVRLILDTTPFYAEGGGQVGDIGELKCPSGNIVISNTIKLADGSVVHVGSLTDGLAQVGEAVEIKLNEVRKLSIARNHTATHLLHKALKTVLGEHVNQAGSYVGEDRLRFDFSHFSQVTKQELQQVENIVNEQILKGLVVTKVLTDKEQAKAMGATALFGEKYGEVVRVVTVAGYSIELCGGTHVDNTAQIGLFKILTESSTGAGIRRIEAVTGAGVLAYLYEQEQLVQQVAQIAKCRAQDVVARVEALQAEAKELHAEINKLNSALAENQTADIEQQVQTIKGVAALIAQIPAMDVENLRALGDKLRDKIAGVIVLASVQEEGKISLLAMATKDVVAKGIHAGNIIKEIAKVTGGGGGGRPDMAQAGGKDVSKLPEALQLAATVIEQQIK
- a CDS encoding metalloregulator ArsR/SmtB family transcription factor — translated: MSELATVFKALGDKTRLDILGLLKTKELCVCDILDAFSHSQPAISHHLKILRQAGLVNDKREGKWIYYSLNPETFAKVQAFAAENAQLRENEHVYPQSNNALK
- the folK gene encoding 2-amino-4-hydroxy-6-hydroxymethyldihydropteridine diphosphokinase, whose product is MYKQVYIALGGNIGDTEQYFALAKEQLQKYGLKILASSTTIKTKAYGYEQQADFLNAVLLVETQLEPLQLLTLLKGIEKQLGRVSTIRWGERCIDLDIIFYDDIVCNLPQLTIPHADLQNREFVLGPLLELAPEKVHPVLQKTIKELYQQLKGVKDDE